From one Bacteroides intestinalis DSM 17393 genomic stretch:
- a CDS encoding threonine aldolase family protein produces MRSFASDNNSGVHPLVMEALNRANQNHAVGYGDDPWTEEAVRKIKETFTADCEPLFVFNGTGSNAVALQLATRPYNLILCAETAHIYVDECGAPARMTGCQIRPIVTPDGKLTPELVQPYLKNFGEQHHSQPGAIYISQCSELGTVYTPEELKALTALAHKHGMYVHMDGARLANACVALNLSFKELTVDCGIDILSFGGTKNGLMLGESVVIFNPELKKEALYVRKQSAQLASKLRYLSCQFTAYLTDDLWKKNAMHANAMAQKLYDGLKVFPGVHFTQKMESNQLFLTMPRSVIDKLMKSYFFYFWNEAENEIRFVTSFDTTEEDIQTLLQAVKDSF; encoded by the coding sequence ATGAGAAGTTTTGCTTCAGACAACAATTCCGGTGTACATCCATTGGTGATGGAAGCACTAAACCGGGCAAACCAAAATCATGCAGTAGGTTACGGTGACGATCCTTGGACGGAGGAAGCCGTCCGTAAAATCAAGGAGACATTTACAGCTGATTGTGAACCGCTTTTTGTTTTTAATGGAACAGGTAGCAATGCAGTAGCTTTACAGTTGGCTACGCGTCCTTATAATTTGATTCTTTGTGCGGAGACAGCACATATTTATGTGGATGAATGTGGTGCTCCTGCACGTATGACAGGTTGCCAGATCCGTCCGATTGTAACACCGGATGGTAAACTCACCCCAGAGTTGGTACAGCCTTATCTAAAGAATTTTGGTGAACAACATCATTCCCAGCCGGGTGCTATTTATATTTCCCAATGTTCGGAATTGGGTACTGTTTATACTCCGGAGGAATTGAAGGCATTAACAGCTTTAGCGCATAAACATGGTATGTATGTACACATGGATGGTGCACGCCTGGCGAATGCTTGTGTAGCTTTGAATCTTAGTTTCAAGGAACTTACGGTTGATTGTGGTATTGATATACTTAGTTTTGGTGGAACAAAGAATGGTTTGATGCTTGGGGAAAGCGTAGTCATTTTTAATCCAGAGCTCAAAAAAGAGGCACTTTATGTGCGGAAGCAATCGGCCCAGTTAGCTTCTAAATTACGTTATCTTTCTTGTCAGTTCACAGCTTACCTTACAGATGATTTGTGGAAAAAGAATGCTATGCATGCCAATGCAATGGCACAAAAACTGTATGATGGTTTGAAGGTATTCCCGGGTGTACATTTTACACAGAAGATGGAGAGTAACCAGTTATTCCTGACTATGCCTCGTTCGGTTATTGATAAGCTGATGAAGTCTTACTTCTTCTATTTCTGGAACGAAGCTGAAAATGAAATTCGTTTTGTGACTTCTTTTGATACAACAGAGGAAGATATACAAACCTTGTTACAGGCTGTAAAAGATAGTTTTTAA
- a CDS encoding winged helix-turn-helix domain-containing protein → MNKSDIGLNAGKIWRLLSNYAKWDYGTLKRKSGLKDKELGAALGWLACEDKIVLHQENEELYIFLGVNVYIG, encoded by the coding sequence ATGAACAAAAGCGACATCGGCCTGAACGCAGGCAAGATTTGGAGGTTGCTTAGCAATTACGCCAAATGGGACTATGGGACTTTGAAGAGAAAGTCCGGGCTGAAGGACAAAGAACTGGGAGCCGCCTTGGGATGGTTAGCTTGTGAAGACAAGATTGTATTGCACCAAGAGAACGAAGAACTCTACATTTTTTTGGGCGTGAATGTTTATATCGGCTAA
- the groL gene encoding chaperonin GroEL (60 kDa chaperone family; promotes refolding of misfolded polypeptides especially under stressful conditions; forms two stacked rings of heptamers to form a barrel-shaped 14mer; ends can be capped by GroES; misfolded proteins enter the barrel where they are refolded when GroES binds) — protein sequence MAKEILFNIDARDQLKKGIDTLANAVKVTLGPKGRNVIIEKKFGAPHITKDGVTVAKEVELSDAYQNTGAQLVKEVASKTGDDAGDGTTTATVLAQAIVAEGLKNVTAGASPMDIKRGIDKAVAKVVDSIKSQAEKVGDNYDKIEQVASVSANNDPVIGKLIADAMRKVSKDGVITIEEAKGTDTTIGVVEGMQFDRGYLSAYFVTNTEKMECEMEKPYILIYDKKISNLKDFLPILEPAVQTGRPLLVIAEDVDSEALTTLVVNRLRSQLKICAVKAPGFGDRRKEMLEDIAVLTGGVVISEEKGLKLEQATIEMLGTADKITVSKDNTTIVNGAGDKQNIKERCEQIKAQIAATKSDYDKEKLQERLAKLSGGVAVLYVGAASEVEMKEKKDRVDDALRATRAAIEEGIVPGGGVAYIRALDALEGFKGDNIDETTGVDIIKRAIEEPLRQIVANAGKEGAVVVQKVREGKGDYGYNARTDVYENLHAAGVVDPAKVARVALENAASIAGMFLTTECVIVEKKEDKPEMPMGAPGMGGMGGMM from the coding sequence ATGGCAAAAGAAATATTATTCAATATCGATGCCCGCGACCAATTGAAAAAAGGTATCGATACACTGGCAAATGCTGTGAAAGTAACTCTCGGCCCTAAAGGTCGTAATGTGATTATCGAAAAGAAATTCGGTGCTCCTCACATCACGAAAGACGGCGTAACTGTAGCTAAGGAAGTGGAACTGTCTGATGCATACCAAAATACGGGTGCACAGTTGGTGAAAGAAGTTGCTTCTAAGACTGGTGACGATGCTGGTGACGGTACTACTACTGCTACTGTATTGGCACAGGCTATTGTTGCTGAAGGCTTGAAGAACGTAACTGCCGGTGCAAGTCCTATGGATATCAAACGTGGTATTGACAAGGCTGTTGCCAAAGTGGTTGACTCAATTAAGTCACAAGCTGAAAAAGTAGGTGACAACTACGATAAGATTGAACAGGTTGCTTCTGTATCTGCAAACAATGATCCGGTTATCGGTAAGTTGATTGCTGATGCTATGCGTAAAGTTTCTAAAGACGGTGTAATTACTATCGAAGAAGCTAAGGGTACTGATACTACTATTGGTGTGGTAGAAGGTATGCAGTTCGATCGTGGTTACCTTTCCGCTTACTTCGTTACTAATACGGAGAAGATGGAGTGTGAAATGGAAAAACCATACATCCTGATCTACGACAAGAAGATTTCTAACCTGAAAGATTTCTTGCCTATCTTGGAACCTGCTGTACAAACCGGACGTCCTCTGTTGGTAATCGCAGAAGATGTGGATAGTGAAGCTTTGACTACGTTGGTTGTAAACCGTCTGCGTTCTCAATTGAAGATTTGTGCTGTGAAAGCTCCGGGCTTCGGTGACCGTCGTAAAGAAATGCTGGAAGATATCGCCGTATTGACTGGCGGTGTAGTGATCAGTGAGGAAAAGGGTCTGAAACTGGAACAAGCTACCATCGAGATGTTAGGTACTGCTGATAAGATCACAGTTTCTAAAGATAACACTACCATCGTAAATGGTGCCGGTGACAAACAAAATATCAAGGAACGTTGCGAACAGATTAAAGCTCAGATTGCTGCTACTAAATCTGATTATGACAAAGAAAAATTGCAGGAACGTCTGGCTAAATTGTCTGGTGGTGTTGCTGTTCTTTACGTAGGTGCTGCTTCTGAAGTTGAAATGAAGGAAAAGAAAGACCGTGTAGACGATGCTTTGCGTGCAACACGTGCTGCTATTGAAGAAGGTATTGTACCGGGTGGCGGTGTAGCTTACATCCGTGCACTCGATGCATTGGAAGGTTTCAAAGGTGATAACATCGATGAAACTACCGGTGTTGACATTATCAAGCGTGCTATTGAAGAACCGTTGCGTCAGATCGTTGCCAATGCTGGTAAAGAAGGTGCTGTAGTTGTACAGAAAGTACGTGAAGGTAAAGGTGACTACGGTTACAATGCTCGTACTGATGTATATGAAAACTTGCATGCTGCCGGTGTAGTTGATCCTGCAAAGGTTGCTCGTGTAGCTTTGGAAAATGCTGCTTCTATTGCAGGTATGTTCCTGACTACTGAATGTGTAATCGTTGAAAAAAAGGAAGACAAACCTGAAATGCCAATGGGTGCTCCCGGTATGGGCGGCATGGGTGGCATGATGTAA
- a CDS encoding co-chaperone GroES has translation MNIKPLADRVLILPAPAEEKTIGGIIIPDTAKEKPLKGEVVAVGHGTKDEEMVLKVGDNVLYGKYAGTELEVEGTKYLIMRQSDVLAVLG, from the coding sequence ATGAACATTAAACCATTGGCAGACAGAGTGCTGATACTCCCTGCACCTGCAGAAGAGAAAACAATTGGCGGTATCATTATTCCGGATACAGCAAAAGAAAAACCTTTGAAAGGTGAAGTTGTGGCAGTTGGTCACGGTACGAAAGATGAAGAGATGGTATTGAAGGTGGGCGACAACGTTTTGTATGGCAAGTATGCTGGTACTGAACTGGAGGTTGAAGGCACTAAATATCTGATTATGCGTCAAAGTGACGTACTCGCTGTGTTAGGTTAA
- a CDS encoding bile acid:sodium symporter family protein, translating to MNAVWIVLPILTLLMFELGLTLEIKDFKLFRQRPYPIIAGLIGQIILLPVLAFALGYLFHLEPLFFIGLVLIACSPGGSSSNIFSMIAKGDVALSVSLTAFSSIITLFTIPVIMEFATQVAGDNSGMIIHLPVGSLIIQNLLLMLLPIATGILTKRFCPKAAERIHKILSKVAFPALILLASVFFMQHHETIAAQIGRLGSCITMMILLAMGGGYIISWLMKLNRKEQRTLIIEIGMQNAAQSIAIASSPFIFNNDVIAIPAIIYALMMNIILLVYVGIVKRR from the coding sequence ATGAATGCAGTCTGGATTGTTTTGCCCATTCTCACATTATTAATGTTTGAACTGGGATTGACACTTGAAATTAAAGATTTTAAATTATTTCGTCAACGTCCCTATCCTATAATTGCAGGTTTGATAGGACAAATAATTCTTTTACCTGTATTAGCTTTTGCGCTGGGATATCTGTTTCATCTGGAGCCTTTATTTTTTATTGGATTGGTACTCATAGCCTGTTCTCCGGGAGGAAGTTCTTCCAATATATTCTCTATGATTGCCAAAGGCGATGTAGCACTTTCCGTATCGTTGACTGCATTCAGCAGTATTATCACCCTATTCACTATTCCTGTCATTATGGAGTTTGCCACACAAGTTGCAGGAGACAATAGTGGAATGATCATACACTTACCTGTCGGTAGCCTCATCATCCAGAATTTACTACTTATGTTGCTCCCCATTGCAACAGGCATTTTAACAAAACGTTTCTGCCCTAAAGCGGCCGAACGGATACACAAAATATTATCTAAAGTAGCTTTTCCCGCCTTGATATTATTGGCCTCTGTCTTCTTCATGCAACATCACGAAACGATAGCTGCACAGATCGGACGATTAGGATCGTGCATCACAATGATGATTTTGCTGGCTATGGGTGGAGGATATATAATCTCTTGGCTAATGAAATTGAACAGAAAAGAGCAACGCACACTTATCATTGAAATAGGAATGCAGAATGCAGCTCAAAGTATTGCCATTGCAAGTAGCCCGTTTATATTCAATAATGATGTAATTGCTATACCAGCCATTATTTATGCACTGATGATGAATATTATCTTATTAGTATATGTGGGAATAGTAAAGAGAAGATGA
- the hisS gene encoding histidine--tRNA ligase, translating into MAAKPGIPKGTRDFSPVEMAKRNYIFNTIRDVYHLYGFQQIETPAMEMLSTLMGKYGEEGDKLLFKIQNSGDYFSGLTDEELLSRNAAKLASKFCEKGLRYDLTVPFARYVVMHRDEIIFPFKRYQIQPVWRADRPQKGRYREFYQCDADVVGSDSLLNEVELMQIVDTVFTRFGIRVCIKINNRKILTGIAEIIGEADKIVDITVAIDKLDKIGLDNVNAELKEKGISDEAIAKLQPIILLNGTNEEKLATLKEVLAGSEIGQKGVEESEFILKTLSVFGLKNELELDLTLARGLNYYTGAIFEVKALDVQIGSITGGGRYDNLTGVFGMAGVSGVGISFGADRIFDVLNQLDLYPKEAVNSTQLLFINFGEKEAAYSLNILAKVRAEGIRAEIFPDSSKMKKQMSYANAKNIPFVALVGENEMNENKVTLKNMETGEQSLVSAEELIQTLKK; encoded by the coding sequence ATGGCAGCAAAACCAGGTATTCCCAAAGGAACCCGTGACTTTTCGCCAGTAGAGATGGCGAAGCGTAACTATATATTCAATACCATTCGCGATGTATACCACCTCTATGGTTTTCAGCAGATTGAAACACCTGCAATGGAAATGCTTTCTACACTGATGGGGAAGTATGGCGAAGAAGGTGATAAACTCTTGTTCAAGATACAGAACTCAGGTGACTACTTTTCCGGGCTGACTGATGAGGAACTACTGAGTCGTAATGCTGCTAAACTTGCCAGTAAATTCTGTGAGAAAGGTTTGCGTTATGATCTCACTGTGCCGTTTGCCCGCTATGTGGTAATGCATCGTGATGAAATAATTTTCCCTTTCAAACGTTATCAGATACAACCCGTTTGGCGCGCAGATCGTCCACAGAAGGGACGTTATCGTGAATTTTATCAATGTGACGCTGATGTAGTGGGTAGTGACTCTTTACTGAATGAAGTAGAGTTGATGCAGATTGTTGATACGGTCTTTACCCGTTTTGGTATCCGGGTTTGTATTAAGATTAATAACCGTAAGATTCTGACCGGTATCGCTGAGATTATTGGTGAGGCTGATAAAATAGTGGATATCACAGTAGCCATTGATAAACTGGATAAAATAGGTTTGGACAATGTGAATGCAGAACTGAAGGAAAAAGGTATCAGTGATGAAGCTATTGCCAAATTGCAACCTATTATTCTGCTGAATGGTACGAATGAAGAAAAACTGGCTACTTTGAAAGAAGTGCTTGCGGGTAGTGAGATCGGTCAAAAGGGTGTGGAAGAAAGCGAGTTTATCTTGAAAACTCTGTCTGTTTTCGGTTTGAAAAATGAACTGGAACTGGATCTGACGCTTGCCCGCGGATTGAACTACTACACTGGCGCTATCTTTGAAGTGAAAGCCTTGGATGTGCAGATCGGAAGTATCACAGGTGGCGGTCGCTATGACAATCTGACCGGTGTGTTCGGTATGGCTGGTGTTTCCGGTGTAGGTATCTCTTTTGGAGCCGATCGTATCTTCGATGTATTGAATCAGCTTGACCTTTATCCGAAGGAAGCTGTGAACAGTACACAACTTCTTTTTATTAACTTTGGTGAGAAAGAAGCTGCTTACTCTCTGAATATACTTGCTAAGGTACGGGCCGAAGGTATTCGTGCAGAAATCTTTCCGGATTCTTCAAAGATGAAAAAACAGATGAGCTATGCTAATGCCAAGAACATTCCATTTGTAGCCCTTGTGGGAGAGAATGAAATGAATGAGAATAAGGTGACGCTGAAGAATATGGAGACTGGTGAACAGAGCTTGGTTTCGGCCGAAGAATTGATACAAACTTTAAAGAAATAA
- a CDS encoding transglutaminase-like domain-containing protein, with product MKKQISLLFAAFLCCSTIGWAQTQEESKMKDEFYKTLNSLNQEKKQALDKKDYAKVEQCIWNIIDNYKKLPETVQKRIGLNYGYHYYDIACYQSLQKKTEDALKHFDLAFQNGYVNYAHIQKDTDLDNIRNEKKFQETLVKIREEGDYLYILQKAAEYTSTPPHFTYMEPSDSNLIAVKEYFKLDSVAGTGDELSKIKNILTFIHNRIKHDGQHNNPEHLNSIALAEACKDGSRGLNCRGLATVLNECYLAMGFKSRFITCMPKKYISDCHVINAVYSKTLDKWVWVDPTQNAWVMDENGTMLSIPEVRERMRTGLPLVLNKEANWNNKQKTTKEEYLDSYMAKNLYYINCTFRSEFGTEDKKYNPADYVALMPTGYYNDMEKGSYITYDADWFWQSPYQK from the coding sequence ATGAAAAAACAAATCAGTTTATTATTCGCAGCATTCCTATGTTGCTCTACTATCGGCTGGGCACAAACCCAGGAAGAGTCTAAAATGAAAGATGAGTTTTACAAGACACTCAACTCATTGAATCAAGAGAAAAAACAAGCTTTAGATAAGAAAGATTATGCAAAGGTGGAACAGTGCATCTGGAATATTATCGATAATTACAAGAAACTTCCGGAAACAGTACAGAAAAGAATTGGATTAAACTATGGATACCATTATTATGATATTGCCTGTTACCAATCTCTGCAAAAAAAGACAGAAGATGCTTTGAAACATTTTGATCTGGCCTTTCAGAATGGATATGTCAATTATGCTCATATACAAAAAGATACAGATTTGGATAACATACGCAACGAAAAGAAATTCCAGGAGACACTGGTTAAAATCAGAGAAGAAGGAGATTATCTTTATATTCTGCAAAAAGCAGCCGAGTATACCAGTACTCCTCCCCATTTCACATATATGGAGCCGAGCGATAGTAATCTGATAGCCGTGAAGGAATATTTTAAATTAGATAGCGTAGCTGGCACAGGGGATGAACTCTCGAAGATAAAGAACATACTGACCTTTATACATAATAGAATCAAACATGACGGACAACATAACAACCCTGAGCATCTAAATTCCATTGCCTTGGCGGAAGCCTGTAAAGACGGTTCCCGTGGTTTGAACTGCCGTGGACTGGCCACTGTATTGAATGAATGTTACCTCGCAATGGGTTTCAAATCACGTTTTATAACCTGTATGCCTAAAAAATACATCAGTGATTGTCACGTTATTAATGCTGTTTATTCTAAAACTCTGGATAAATGGGTATGGGTAGACCCTACACAAAATGCTTGGGTCATGGACGAAAATGGTACCATGCTCAGCATACCGGAAGTACGCGAACGAATGCGTACAGGTCTGCCACTGGTATTGAATAAAGAAGCCAACTGGAATAATAAACAAAAAACCACTAAAGAAGAGTATCTGGACTCCTACATGGCTAAGAATTTGTATTATATTAACTGTACATTCCGTAGCGAATTCGGTACAGAAGACAAAAAGTATAACCCTGCAGACTATGTTGCCCTTATGCCGACTGGTTATTATAATGACATGGAAAAAGGTTCCTACATCACTTATGATGCCGACTGGTTCTGGCAATCACCATATCAGAAATAA
- a CDS encoding zinc metallopeptidase — protein sequence MEGMIGIQWIIFIGIAVVSWLVQMNLQNKFKKYSKIPTGNGMTGRDVALQMLHDNGIYDVQVTHTPGQLTDHYNPANKTVNLSEGVYESNSIMAAAVAAHECGHAVQHARAYAPLTMRSKLVPVVSFASQWMTWLLLGGILLLNTFPQLLLAGIILFAMTTLFSFVTLPVEIDASKRALVWLSRSGITNSYNHKQAEDALRSAAYTYVVAALGSLATLIYYIMIFMGRRD from the coding sequence ATGGAAGGAATGATAGGAATACAATGGATTATCTTTATTGGTATAGCTGTAGTCAGCTGGCTGGTGCAAATGAACTTGCAGAACAAGTTCAAGAAGTACTCCAAAATCCCTACCGGTAATGGAATGACGGGCCGTGATGTTGCCCTTCAGATGCTACATGACAATGGAATTTATGATGTTCAGGTGACACATACGCCGGGACAACTGACAGACCACTATAATCCTGCCAATAAGACAGTAAACCTGAGTGAAGGTGTATATGAAAGTAATAGTATCATGGCTGCTGCCGTTGCTGCTCACGAGTGCGGTCACGCAGTACAGCACGCACGGGCTTATGCTCCGCTGACTATGCGTAGCAAGCTTGTACCGGTGGTATCGTTTGCTTCACAGTGGATGACCTGGTTGCTGCTGGGTGGTATCTTGCTGCTGAATACATTCCCGCAATTGTTGCTGGCAGGTATTATTTTGTTTGCTATGACAACGCTGTTCAGTTTCGTCACTTTGCCGGTGGAAATAGATGCAAGTAAGCGTGCATTGGTATGGTTGAGTCGTTCGGGCATTACGAACTCTTACAATCATAAACAGGCTGAAGATGCACTTCGTTCTGCTGCTTATACCTATGTAGTGGCTGCATTGGGCTCATTGGCAACGCTGATTTATTATATTATGATATTTATGGGTCGCAGAGACTAA
- a CDS encoding alpha-L-fucosidase, whose product MKTQLLLFLLFAASFLPAKAQTYQPSAENLKARQEFQDNKFGIFLHWGLYCMLATGEWTMTNKDLNYKEYAKLAGGFYPSKFSAAEWVSAIKASGAKYICFTSRHHEGFSMFHTKYSDYNIVDATPFKRDIVKELADECHKQGVRLHFYYSHIDWYREDAPWGRTGRGTGRPNPKGDWKSYYTFMNNQLTELLTNYGPIGAIWFDGWWDQDANPDFDWQLPEQYALIHGLQPACLVGNNHHQMPFPGEDIQIFERDLPGENSAGLSGQDVSRLPLETCETMNGMWGYKITDQEYKSTKTLIHYLVKAAGKNANLLMNIGPQPDGCLPEVAVQRLKEVGEWMKVYGETIYGTRGGMVAPHDWGVTTQKGNRLFVHILNLTDNALYLPLDGKMVKKGFLFKDQSPVRITRAGQGVVLQLPEVPSDTDYVIELQLVGQ is encoded by the coding sequence ATGAAAACACAACTTCTTTTATTCCTTTTGTTTGCAGCATCCTTTTTACCTGCAAAGGCGCAGACTTATCAACCGTCTGCCGAGAACCTGAAAGCCCGTCAGGAGTTTCAAGACAATAAGTTTGGAATATTTCTACACTGGGGGCTATACTGTATGTTGGCTACCGGTGAATGGACAATGACCAATAAAGATTTGAATTATAAAGAATATGCCAAACTAGCCGGAGGTTTCTATCCCTCCAAGTTTAGTGCGGCTGAATGGGTAAGTGCTATTAAGGCATCCGGAGCCAAGTATATCTGCTTTACAAGTCGTCATCATGAGGGCTTTTCTATGTTCCATACTAAATATTCTGATTATAATATTGTGGATGCCACTCCTTTCAAACGGGATATTGTGAAAGAACTGGCAGATGAATGTCATAAGCAGGGGGTTCGGTTACATTTTTATTATTCCCATATCGACTGGTATCGTGAAGATGCACCGTGGGGACGCACAGGGCGTGGAACCGGACGCCCTAATCCGAAGGGAGACTGGAAAAGCTATTATACTTTTATGAACAACCAGTTGACGGAGTTGCTGACGAACTATGGTCCGATAGGTGCTATCTGGTTCGATGGCTGGTGGGATCAGGATGCTAATCCTGATTTCGACTGGCAGTTACCGGAACAGTATGCGTTGATACATGGCCTGCAACCTGCTTGCTTGGTGGGTAACAATCATCACCAGATGCCTTTCCCTGGAGAGGATATACAGATTTTCGAGCGTGATCTGCCGGGCGAGAACAGTGCAGGGCTTTCCGGACAAGATGTCAGTCGACTGCCTTTGGAAACTTGTGAAACCATGAATGGAATGTGGGGATATAAAATAACCGACCAAGAGTATAAGTCAACGAAAACTTTGATCCATTATCTGGTGAAGGCTGCCGGAAAGAATGCGAACTTGTTGATGAATATAGGCCCTCAGCCCGACGGATGTCTACCGGAAGTGGCAGTTCAGCGGTTGAAAGAAGTAGGAGAGTGGATGAAAGTTTACGGTGAAACGATTTACGGCACGCGTGGTGGTATGGTTGCTCCGCATGACTGGGGTGTGACAACGCAAAAGGGAAACCGGCTCTTTGTTCATATTCTGAACTTGACGGATAATGCACTGTATCTTCCATTGGATGGAAAAATGGTGAAGAAAGGCTTTCTGTTTAAAGATCAATCTCCGGTACGGATCACTCGTGCCGGACAGGGAGTGGTGTTGCAGTTACCGGAAGTTCCTTCAGATACGGATTACGTGATAGAGTTACAACTTGTTGGGCAGTAG
- a CDS encoding adenylosuccinate synthase, with amino-acid sequence MKVDVLLGLQWGDEGKGKVVDVLTPRYDVVARFQGGPNAGHTLEFEGQKYVLRSIPSGIFQGDKVNIIGNGVVLDPALFKAEAEALEASGHNLKARLHISKKAHLILPTHRILDAAYEAAKGDAKVGTTGKGIGPTYTDKISRNGVRVGDILHNFEQKYAEAKARHEQILKGLNYEYDLTEIEKAWMEGIEYLKQFPLVDSEHEINNLLNDNKSVLCEGAQGTMLDIDFGSYPFVTSSNTICAGACTGLGVAPNKIGEVYGIFKAYCTRVGAGPFPTELFDKTGDQICTLGHEFGSVTGRKRRCGWIDLVALKYAIMVDGVTKLIMMKSDVLDSFETIKACVAYKVNGEEIDYFPYDISEGLEPVYVELPGWETDMTRMQSEDEFPEEFNAYLTFLEEQFGVPIKIVSVGPDRGQTIERYTEE; translated from the coding sequence ATGAAAGTAGATGTTCTATTAGGATTACAATGGGGCGACGAAGGCAAAGGCAAAGTCGTTGACGTATTAACTCCGAGATACGATGTCGTGGCTCGCTTCCAAGGCGGACCGAATGCCGGACATACACTCGAGTTCGAAGGGCAGAAGTATGTGCTCCGTTCTATTCCCTCGGGAATTTTCCAAGGTGACAAGGTGAATATCATTGGTAATGGCGTAGTGCTTGATCCGGCTCTCTTTAAGGCAGAGGCTGAAGCATTGGAAGCATCCGGTCATAACCTGAAAGCGCGCTTGCATATCTCTAAGAAAGCGCATCTCATCTTGCCGACCCACCGCATATTGGACGCCGCTTACGAAGCTGCGAAAGGTGATGCTAAAGTAGGCACGACGGGTAAAGGTATCGGCCCGACTTATACTGATAAGATTAGCCGTAACGGTGTGCGTGTAGGTGATATCCTGCATAACTTCGAACAGAAATATGCTGAAGCCAAAGCACGTCATGAGCAAATTCTGAAAGGTTTGAACTATGAATATGACCTGACAGAAATTGAAAAGGCCTGGATGGAAGGCATTGAGTACCTGAAGCAATTCCCGTTGGTAGACAGCGAGCATGAAATCAATAACCTGCTGAACGATAATAAGTCAGTACTTTGTGAAGGTGCTCAAGGTACGATGTTGGATATCGACTTTGGTTCTTATCCGTTCGTTACTTCTTCCAATACTATTTGTGCAGGTGCATGTACCGGTTTGGGTGTGGCTCCTAATAAGATTGGTGAAGTCTATGGTATCTTCAAAGCATATTGTACACGTGTAGGTGCAGGTCCGTTCCCGACGGAACTGTTTGATAAGACAGGTGACCAGATTTGTACACTGGGACATGAGTTCGGTTCGGTAACAGGTCGTAAACGTCGTTGCGGTTGGATTGACTTGGTGGCGTTAAAGTATGCCATTATGGTAGACGGTGTTACCAAATTGATCATGATGAAGAGCGATGTACTTGATTCATTCGAAACAATCAAAGCCTGTGTAGCTTATAAAGTAAACGGTGAAGAAATTGATTATTTCCCGTATGACATCAGCGAAGGTCTTGAGCCGGTTTATGTTGAGTTACCCGGTTGGGAGACTGACATGACGAGAATGCAGAGCGAAGACGAATTCCCTGAAGAATTTAATGCTTACCTGACATTCCTGGAAGAACAGTTTGGTGTGCCCATTAAGATCGTTTCCGTAGGTCCTGACCGTGGACAGACGATTGAACGTTATACAGAAGAGTAA
- a CDS encoding Fur family transcriptional regulator, whose product MESQNVKDTVKQIFTEYLNANGHRKTPERYAILDTIYSIDGHFDIDTLYSLMADQENFRVSRATLYNTIILLINARLVIKHQFGNSSQYEKSYNRDTHHHQICTQCGKVTEFQNEELQQAIGNTKLSRFSLSHYSLYLYGLCSKCDRANKRKKKSNNYKKEK is encoded by the coding sequence ATGGAAAGTCAGAATGTGAAAGATACGGTAAAGCAGATATTCACTGAATATCTCAACGCGAACGGGCATCGCAAGACTCCCGAGCGCTATGCCATACTCGATACTATCTATTCCATTGATGGGCATTTTGACATCGATACACTTTATTCGCTGATGGCTGACCAGGAAAATTTCCGTGTAAGCCGCGCGACTCTTTACAATACTATTATCCTTCTCATCAATGCAAGACTGGTTATTAAACACCAGTTTGGAAATTCCTCCCAATACGAAAAAAGTTATAACCGTGATACGCATCACCATCAGATCTGCACGCAGTGTGGTAAAGTAACTGAGTTTCAGAACGAAGAATTACAGCAGGCGATTGGGAATACTAAATTGAGTCGGTTCAGTCTGTCGCATTATTCGCTTTATCTGTATGGATTGTGCAGTAAGTGCGACCGAGCTAACAAACGTAAGAAGAAAAGTAATAACTATAAGAAAGAAAAATGA